One Streptomyces coeruleorubidus DNA segment encodes these proteins:
- a CDS encoding NAD(P)/FAD-dependent oxidoreductase, producing MKQIPYWLDTAPALPDRSGKDLPDEADVVVIGGGLTGLSTAYHAARKGARVVLVEKDKVGSGASGRNGSMCTQGLTISPGEARKRYGQERARELYDSFREAVDVVEEITRTERIDCDFHRAGRLGVAFKPQHFESMRATQRDLADNFGHETRLLTRGELKSELGSDYYHGALLDPLSAALHVGKYVHGLAEAAERGGAEIHERNAATGLTRLPGGGFVVETLNGTIRAKQVMAATDAYTDKALPWFRKRLINVGSFIIVTEPLGEARAKELIPNGRLVVDSKNIGHYIRLTPDNRLAFGGRARFAPSDPASDVKSGDILKREMTEIFPQLAGVRIDYVWGGMVGFSWDRLPHAGEANGLYYSMGYCGHGVQMATYMGRAVAEMMDGRPEANPLRGLGFPKVPVPFYNGTPWFLPFGGAYYKAKDKLR from the coding sequence ATGAAGCAGATCCCCTACTGGCTCGACACAGCCCCCGCCCTGCCCGACCGTTCCGGCAAGGACCTGCCCGACGAGGCGGACGTGGTGGTCATCGGCGGCGGCCTCACCGGCCTGTCCACCGCCTACCACGCCGCCCGCAAGGGAGCCCGGGTCGTCCTCGTCGAGAAGGACAAGGTCGGCTCGGGCGCCTCCGGGCGCAACGGCAGCATGTGCACCCAGGGCCTCACCATCAGCCCCGGCGAGGCCCGCAAGCGCTACGGCCAGGAGCGCGCCCGCGAACTGTACGACTCCTTCCGCGAGGCGGTCGACGTGGTCGAGGAGATCACGCGGACGGAGCGGATCGACTGCGACTTCCACCGGGCGGGCCGGCTCGGAGTGGCCTTCAAGCCGCAGCACTTCGAGTCGATGCGGGCCACCCAGCGCGACCTGGCCGACAACTTCGGCCACGAGACCCGGCTGCTGACCCGCGGCGAGCTGAAGTCTGAGCTGGGCTCGGACTACTACCACGGCGCCCTGCTCGACCCGCTGAGCGCCGCCCTGCACGTGGGCAAGTACGTGCACGGCCTCGCCGAGGCCGCCGAACGGGGCGGCGCCGAGATCCACGAGCGGAATGCGGCCACCGGCCTGACCCGTCTGCCGGGCGGCGGGTTCGTGGTCGAGACCCTGAACGGCACGATCCGTGCCAAGCAGGTCATGGCCGCGACCGACGCCTACACCGACAAGGCGCTGCCGTGGTTCCGCAAGCGGCTCATCAACGTCGGCAGCTTCATCATCGTCACCGAACCGCTAGGCGAGGCGCGCGCCAAGGAGCTGATCCCCAACGGCCGCCTGGTGGTCGACTCCAAGAACATCGGCCACTACATCCGCCTCACCCCCGACAACCGCCTCGCCTTCGGCGGCCGGGCCCGTTTCGCCCCCTCCGATCCGGCCTCCGACGTCAAGAGCGGCGACATCCTCAAGCGGGAGATGACCGAGATCTTCCCGCAGCTCGCCGGGGTGCGGATCGACTACGTGTGGGGCGGCATGGTCGGCTTCTCCTGGGACCGCCTGCCGCACGCCGGTGAGGCGAACGGCCTGTACTACTCGATGGGTTACTGCGGCCACGGGGTCCAGATGGCCACCTACATGGGCCGCGCGGTCGCCGAGATGATGGACGGCCGCCCGGAGGCCAACCCGCTGCGCGGCCTCGGCTTCCCCAAGGTCCCCGTCCCCTTCTACAACGGCACCCCCTGGTTCCTGCCGTTCGGCGGCGCCTACTACAAGGCCAAGGACAAGCTGCGCTGA
- a CDS encoding haloacid dehalogenase type II: protein MREIVTFDAYGTLVDFQLGPTTLKVLEDRLDLDNLDVDEFLDDFRVMRFQAVLEAYRPYHEILHSSLRNAMRLHGLEYRDSDGDALVDAVPTFGPFPEVPDALRALKSRYEIAIISNTDDDLIARNVENIGVEFDHVITAQQAGAYKPDRQTFEHAFKTMGVEPSQVIHTAQGWEYDHIPTRDLGLKRRVWINRFGRPGSADYQPYDELPDLTGLPKLLGC from the coding sequence ATGCGAGAGATCGTCACCTTCGACGCCTACGGCACCCTCGTCGACTTCCAGCTCGGCCCCACCACCCTGAAGGTCCTGGAGGACCGGCTGGATCTGGACAACCTGGACGTCGACGAGTTCCTCGACGACTTCCGCGTCATGCGCTTCCAGGCCGTCCTGGAGGCCTACCGCCCGTACCACGAGATCCTGCACTCCAGCCTGCGCAACGCCATGCGCCTGCACGGCCTGGAGTACCGCGACTCCGACGGCGACGCCCTGGTCGACGCCGTCCCCACCTTCGGCCCGTTCCCGGAGGTCCCGGACGCCCTGCGCGCGCTGAAGTCCCGGTACGAGATCGCCATCATCTCCAACACCGACGACGACCTGATCGCGCGCAACGTCGAGAACATCGGCGTGGAGTTCGATCACGTCATCACCGCCCAGCAGGCCGGCGCCTACAAGCCGGACCGGCAGACCTTCGAGCACGCCTTCAAGACCATGGGCGTCGAGCCGTCCCAGGTCATCCACACCGCCCAGGGCTGGGAGTACGACCACATCCCCACCCGCGACCTCGGCCTGAAGCGCCGCGTGTGGATCAACCGCTTCGGCCGCCCCGGCAGCGCCGACTACCAGCCCTACGACGAACTGCCCGACCTGACGGGCCTGCCGAAGCTGCTCGGCTGCTGA
- a CDS encoding aldo/keto reductase: MRYRTLGERGPAVSVVGVGGNNFGSRLDEDGTKAVVHAALDAGITLFDTADMYGGFGESGGARGDGERLLGAALKGRRDDVVLATKFGMEMGPEAGQYGRRGARAYIRYAVEASLRRLGTDRIDLYQYHEPDGVTPLEETVAALRELVDEGKIGYIGCSNLPAEQLSDAFVSTQARYHLLDRSVENDLIPACLRHGLGLLPYYPLANGLLSGKYRRGQQPPPGSRLSWRQGWLTDAALDRVEAFTAYAAERGLTLLQVAVGALAALPAVGSVICGAMTPAQVTANAAAADWLPDAADLAALDAIVAPGERVV; encoded by the coding sequence ATGAGATACCGCACCCTGGGCGAACGCGGCCCGGCCGTCTCCGTCGTCGGCGTCGGCGGCAACAACTTCGGTTCCCGCCTCGACGAGGACGGCACCAAAGCCGTCGTCCACGCGGCCCTCGACGCCGGGATCACCCTGTTCGACACCGCCGACATGTACGGCGGGTTCGGCGAGAGCGGCGGTGCCCGCGGCGACGGTGAACGCCTCCTCGGCGCCGCCCTCAAGGGCCGCCGTGACGACGTCGTCCTGGCCACCAAGTTCGGCATGGAGATGGGCCCGGAGGCCGGCCAGTACGGCCGACGGGGTGCCCGCGCGTACATCCGGTACGCCGTCGAAGCCTCGCTCCGCCGTCTCGGCACCGACCGGATCGACCTGTACCAGTACCACGAGCCGGACGGCGTCACCCCGCTGGAGGAGACGGTCGCCGCCCTGCGCGAACTCGTCGACGAGGGCAAGATCGGCTACATCGGCTGCTCCAACCTGCCGGCCGAGCAGCTCAGCGACGCCTTCGTCTCCACTCAGGCCCGCTACCACCTGCTCGACCGCAGCGTGGAGAACGACCTGATCCCGGCCTGCCTGCGCCACGGCCTCGGACTCCTGCCGTACTACCCGCTCGCCAACGGCCTGCTCAGCGGCAAGTACCGGCGCGGTCAGCAGCCCCCGCCCGGCAGCCGGCTGTCCTGGCGGCAGGGCTGGCTCACCGACGCCGCTCTCGACCGTGTCGAGGCGTTCACCGCGTACGCCGCCGAGCGCGGCCTGACCCTCCTCCAGGTCGCCGTCGGCGCACTGGCCGCACTGCCCGCGGTCGGCTCGGTCATCTGCGGCGCCATGACCCCGGCGCAGGTCACCGCCAACGCGGCGGCGGCCGACTGGCTTCCCGACGCGGCCGATCTGGCCGCCCTGGACGCGATCGTCGCTCCCGGCGAACGCGTCGTCTGA
- a CDS encoding aldehyde dehydrogenase family protein — MSGELPLTELLLIDGKQVSAADGRSFTVLDPSDGTALAEVAHAGPADVDQAVAAARAAFTSPEWARMRAADRGRLLLRIAEAIRREGEWLARLESQDVGKPLSQAKADVESAARYFEFYAGFADKLGGSTIPLGPGLIDYTVREPIGVSGQIIPFNYPLQNTARGSAPALAAGCTVVLKPSPEAPLTPLEIGRIALECGLPPGVLNVVPGDGETGAALAGHPGIDQVTFTGSVPTGIKVAQAAAANVVPSVTELGGKSPFVVFADADFDLALKAILGASFSNAGQMCSAGTRLLLQRGAEEFLDRLVEKIATLRVGPGLTDPDIGPLVAARQRDRVLGYLDLARQEGATVRVGGGAPSDPALADGYYIEPTVLTGLTNQARCAREEIFGPVVTVIDFDDADDALEIANDSPYGLSSYVWTRDIDKAMRLAEGIRAGQVYVNATGVGTGVELPFGGYKHSGWGREKGLEALASYTQTKNVCIGFGSRS; from the coding sequence ATGAGCGGCGAACTCCCGCTGACCGAACTGTTGTTGATCGACGGCAAGCAGGTCTCCGCCGCCGACGGCCGGAGCTTCACGGTCCTCGATCCGTCGGACGGCACGGCCCTCGCCGAGGTCGCCCACGCCGGCCCGGCGGACGTCGACCAGGCGGTGGCGGCGGCGCGCGCGGCGTTCACCTCGCCCGAGTGGGCCCGGATGCGCGCCGCGGACCGGGGCAGGCTCCTCCTGCGCATCGCGGAGGCGATTCGACGCGAGGGCGAGTGGCTGGCGCGCCTGGAGAGCCAGGACGTCGGCAAGCCGCTCAGTCAGGCGAAGGCCGATGTCGAGTCCGCCGCCCGCTACTTCGAGTTCTACGCGGGCTTCGCCGACAAGCTCGGCGGTTCCACGATCCCTCTCGGACCCGGTCTGATCGACTACACCGTGCGTGAGCCGATCGGGGTCTCCGGTCAGATCATCCCGTTCAACTACCCGCTCCAGAACACCGCGCGGGGCTCGGCGCCCGCCTTGGCCGCGGGCTGCACGGTGGTGCTCAAGCCCTCCCCGGAGGCGCCGCTCACCCCGCTGGAGATCGGCCGTATCGCACTGGAGTGCGGGCTGCCGCCGGGCGTGCTGAACGTCGTACCCGGCGACGGCGAGACCGGCGCGGCCCTCGCCGGGCACCCCGGCATCGACCAGGTCACCTTCACCGGCTCGGTACCCACCGGCATCAAGGTCGCCCAGGCGGCCGCCGCCAACGTGGTGCCCTCGGTGACCGAGCTGGGCGGCAAGTCGCCGTTCGTCGTCTTCGCCGACGCCGACTTCGACCTGGCGCTGAAGGCGATCCTGGGCGCGTCGTTCAGCAACGCCGGGCAGATGTGCTCGGCCGGCACCCGGCTGCTGCTGCAGCGCGGCGCGGAGGAGTTCCTGGACCGGCTGGTGGAGAAGATCGCCACCCTGCGCGTCGGGCCGGGTCTGACGGACCCGGACATCGGCCCGCTGGTCGCCGCCCGTCAGCGCGACCGAGTGCTGGGCTACCTCGACCTGGCCCGGCAGGAGGGCGCCACGGTCCGTGTCGGTGGCGGCGCGCCGTCCGACCCGGCCCTGGCCGACGGCTACTACATCGAGCCGACCGTCCTCACCGGCCTGACCAACCAGGCCCGTTGCGCCCGCGAGGAGATCTTCGGCCCCGTCGTCACCGTCATCGACTTCGACGACGCCGACGACGCCCTTGAGATCGCCAACGACAGCCCGTACGGCCTGTCCTCCTACGTCTGGACCCGCGACATCGACAAGGCGATGCGCCTGGCCGAAGGCATCCGGGCCGGACAGGTCTACGTCAACGCCACCGGTGTCGGCACCGGCGTCGAGCTGCCCTTCGGCGGCTACAAGCACAGCGGGTGGGGCCGGGAGAAGGGCCTCGAAGCGCTGGCGAGCTACACGCAGACGAAGAACGTCTGCATCGGATTCGGGAGCCGGTCATGA
- a CDS encoding succinylglutamate desuccinylase/aspartoacylase family protein translates to MYSIGSLTVAPGERAQGLIPVGTSSYGVELGIPLIVVNGTEDGPVLCVDAGVHGDEYDGQEAIRRVLADIDPATLRGTLVGIPCMNTPAFEAAARTSGLDYLNLNRIFPGDADGSYSLRLAATFVEQVVPAIDALVDLHTGGTFGEIAPLVILQGGYEDLATDLALAAGHELVWKGGKWGGTVRHPTLAAGKPAVTIEAGGGTYREQNVALHVHSIRNILRQLKMIDGEAELRDSYTTVSGTFARSAAGGFFLGHAEPGETCKEGDLIAQIVDHYGNTLEEVRAPQDGIVLWVRRIRTVRPGDEVVIFGEVQGEIQP, encoded by the coding sequence ATGTACTCCATCGGTTCCCTGACCGTCGCCCCCGGCGAGCGCGCCCAGGGTCTGATCCCGGTCGGCACCAGCAGCTACGGCGTGGAGCTGGGCATCCCGCTGATCGTCGTCAACGGCACCGAGGACGGCCCGGTGCTGTGCGTGGACGCCGGTGTCCACGGCGACGAGTACGACGGGCAGGAGGCCATCCGCCGCGTCCTCGCCGACATCGACCCGGCCACCCTGCGCGGCACCCTCGTCGGCATCCCCTGCATGAACACCCCCGCCTTCGAGGCAGCCGCCCGCACCAGCGGTCTGGACTACCTGAACCTCAACCGGATCTTCCCGGGCGACGCGGACGGTTCGTACTCCCTGCGCCTGGCCGCCACCTTCGTCGAGCAAGTCGTCCCCGCCATCGACGCCCTGGTCGACCTGCACACGGGCGGCACCTTCGGCGAGATCGCCCCGCTCGTCATCCTCCAGGGCGGCTACGAGGACCTGGCGACCGACCTCGCCCTCGCGGCCGGTCATGAGCTGGTGTGGAAGGGCGGCAAGTGGGGCGGCACGGTCCGTCACCCCACCCTGGCGGCGGGCAAGCCCGCCGTCACCATCGAGGCGGGCGGCGGCACCTACCGCGAGCAGAACGTCGCCCTGCACGTCCACTCGATCCGCAACATCTTGCGGCAGCTGAAGATGATCGACGGCGAGGCGGAACTGCGAGACAGCTACACGACCGTCTCCGGCACCTTCGCCCGGTCCGCCGCCGGCGGCTTCTTCCTCGGCCACGCCGAGCCCGGCGAGACCTGCAAGGAAGGCGACCTGATCGCCCAGATCGTCGACCACTACGGCAACACGCTGGAGGAGGTCCGCGCCCCGCAGGACGGCATCGTGCTCTGGGTGCGCCGGATTCGCACCGTCCGCCCGGGCGACGAGGTGGTCATCTTCGGTGAGGTGCAGGGAGAGATCCAGCCATGA
- a CDS encoding aminotransferase class III-fold pyridoxal phosphate-dependent enzyme — MTTTTAQRHLLLNMTANGSLAKPGKDLFVVRHGEGPYVDDAAGNRYIDGLSGLYCCQIGYSYADEIAEAAQKQLRELCYSPLWSDSAHPTGLALAERLAALAPDGIEHVFFSGGGAEAVETAWKIARRYHTLRGEAGRIKAISRRGAYHGLTLGALSFTDDPGLTEPYGPPAVETHFVANTNRAALEQPLDEAGFTAHLLADVEATVLAAGPETVAMLIAEPVQNRGGCITPPAGYWQGLRRLADRYGFLLVADEVITAFGRLGEWFGGECYGARPDIVTVAKGITAGYAPMGATLVADRVAEVINQPGEVLNHGYTFSGHPLSAAIALRSLEIMERDRILENVRGHQDHLATRMTSLGDLPIVGDVRGAGYFYALELVGDLDGGGFSDTARAALVADLIPRRLREAGLLARVYNRAAPLVQIAPPLISDRALLDRIADIIADTLDEASARL, encoded by the coding sequence ATGACCACCACCACCGCTCAGCGGCACCTGCTGCTGAACATGACCGCCAACGGATCGCTCGCGAAGCCCGGCAAGGACCTCTTCGTCGTGCGCCACGGCGAGGGACCGTACGTCGACGACGCGGCCGGCAACCGCTACATCGACGGCCTGTCCGGGCTGTACTGCTGCCAGATCGGCTACTCCTACGCCGACGAGATCGCCGAAGCGGCCCAGAAGCAACTGCGCGAACTGTGCTACAGCCCCCTGTGGTCGGATTCCGCCCACCCCACCGGCCTGGCTCTCGCGGAGCGCCTTGCCGCCCTGGCCCCCGACGGCATCGAGCACGTCTTCTTCAGCGGCGGCGGCGCCGAGGCGGTGGAGACCGCCTGGAAGATCGCCCGCAGGTACCACACCCTGCGCGGCGAGGCGGGCCGGATCAAGGCCATCTCCCGGCGCGGCGCCTACCACGGGCTGACCCTGGGGGCGCTGTCCTTCACCGACGACCCCGGTCTCACCGAGCCGTACGGGCCGCCCGCCGTCGAGACCCACTTCGTCGCCAACACCAACCGGGCCGCTCTGGAACAGCCGCTGGACGAGGCGGGCTTCACCGCGCACCTGCTCGCCGACGTGGAGGCCACGGTCCTCGCCGCGGGACCTGAAACCGTGGCGATGCTCATCGCCGAGCCGGTGCAGAACCGGGGCGGCTGCATCACCCCGCCCGCCGGCTACTGGCAGGGACTGCGCCGACTGGCCGACCGCTACGGCTTCCTGCTGGTCGCCGACGAAGTCATCACCGCCTTCGGCCGGCTGGGGGAGTGGTTCGGCGGCGAGTGCTACGGCGCCCGGCCGGACATCGTCACCGTCGCCAAGGGCATCACCGCCGGCTACGCCCCCATGGGCGCGACCCTGGTCGCGGACCGCGTCGCCGAGGTGATCAACCAGCCCGGCGAGGTCCTCAACCACGGCTACACCTTCAGCGGCCACCCGCTCAGCGCGGCCATCGCCCTGCGCAGCCTGGAGATCATGGAGCGGGACCGGATCCTGGAGAACGTCCGCGGCCACCAGGACCACCTCGCCACCCGCATGACCTCCCTCGGGGACCTGCCCATCGTCGGTGACGTCCGCGGCGCCGGATACTTCTACGCCCTCGAACTCGTCGGCGACCTCGACGGCGGCGGCTTCAGCGACACCGCGCGCGCCGCGCTCGTCGCCGACCTGATCCCGCGCCGTCTGCGCGAGGCCGGGCTGCTCGCCCGCGTCTACAACCGTGCCGCCCCGCTGGTCCAGATCGCGCCCCCGCTGATCAGCGACCGCGCACTGCTGGACCGTATCGCCGACATCATCGCGGACACCCTCGACGAGGCCTCCGCCCGCCTGTGA
- a CDS encoding ABC transporter permease, with translation MMELRRTLAGRIALTAVATVILLFLALPIVVILVTSFSDNAFAAFPPDSWTLGWYKALFADGSKWPAALSLSALVACLSTVFSLVIGVTAATALTRSELPLRSAVYALVLGPLLIPQIVTALGLFLLFEPASMLGSPLAIALGHTVLASPIAVLILVATLRGIDERLEDAAASMGAGRLTIARRITFPLAAPGMIAAAIFSFITSFDEFYISQFLSSVDTVTLPVQIYNSLTFDIDPSVTAISAILIAFAILALALVALVRWLGSGRQDSLLSVENTAGIAAPGGEAV, from the coding sequence ATGATGGAGCTGCGCAGAACCCTCGCCGGTCGGATCGCCCTGACCGCGGTCGCCACCGTGATCCTGCTGTTCCTGGCCCTGCCGATCGTCGTCATCCTCGTCACCTCCTTCAGCGACAACGCCTTCGCCGCCTTCCCCCCGGACTCCTGGACGCTCGGCTGGTACAAGGCACTGTTCGCCGACGGCAGCAAGTGGCCGGCCGCGCTGTCGCTGAGCGCGCTGGTCGCCTGCCTGAGTACCGTGTTCTCGCTGGTCATCGGTGTGACCGCGGCGACCGCCCTGACCCGCAGCGAACTGCCGTTGCGCTCCGCGGTCTACGCCCTGGTCCTCGGACCGTTGCTCATCCCGCAGATCGTCACCGCCCTGGGCCTGTTCCTGCTCTTCGAACCGGCCTCGATGCTGGGCAGCCCGCTCGCGATCGCTCTCGGCCACACCGTGCTGGCCTCGCCGATCGCGGTGCTGATCCTGGTGGCGACCCTGCGCGGGATCGACGAGCGGCTGGAGGACGCCGCCGCCAGCATGGGCGCCGGCCGGCTGACCATCGCCCGGCGGATCACCTTCCCCCTGGCCGCCCCCGGCATGATCGCGGCGGCGATCTTCTCCTTCATCACCAGCTTCGACGAGTTCTACATCTCGCAGTTCCTGTCCTCGGTCGACACCGTCACCCTGCCGGTGCAGATCTACAACTCCCTGACCTTCGACATCGACCCCAGCGTGACCGCGATCAGCGCGATCCTGATCGCTTTCGCGATCCTCGCCCTCGCCCTGGTGGCCCTGGTGCGCTGGCTCGGCTCCGGACGGCAGGACTCCCTGCTGTCGGTCGAGAACACGGCAGGGATCGCCGCACCCGGAGGCGAGGCCGTATGA
- a CDS encoding ABC transporter permease produces the protein MAATLTANAPARPRKLLASRRTRVGILYALPVVVYLLVLFVYPILSTLFLSLKSTDGSLTLHWYVEALTGINLSVLLTTVRISAETALFSLVFGFVLANAISRLKPLWAGVAMLIVVVPHFISALVRTYGWIILLGDKGLVNEAMAKLWVPGAPFQLLYNEIGVVIGTTSVMLPYTVLLLYGVMRGVDRRLLAAAASMGAGRVTIFRRVYLPLVAPGLASAGLLSFILSLGYYITPALMGGPDQTMIASLINQQVMKQNQWNGAAAEGVILLLLTFAGLLLVKLITSLGASRKKRSAS, from the coding sequence ATGGCCGCCACCCTGACCGCCAACGCCCCCGCCCGTCCGCGCAAGCTGCTGGCCTCCCGCAGAACTAGGGTCGGCATCCTCTACGCGCTGCCCGTCGTCGTCTACCTGCTGGTGCTGTTCGTCTACCCGATCCTCAGCACACTGTTCCTCAGTCTGAAGAGCACCGACGGCTCCCTCACCTTGCACTGGTACGTCGAAGCTCTGACGGGCATCAACCTCTCCGTTCTGTTGACCACCGTACGGATCTCCGCGGAGACGGCGCTGTTCAGTCTCGTCTTCGGGTTCGTCCTGGCGAATGCGATCTCGCGGCTGAAGCCCTTGTGGGCGGGAGTGGCGATGCTGATCGTGGTCGTGCCGCACTTCATCAGTGCCCTGGTGCGCACCTACGGCTGGATCATCCTGCTCGGTGACAAGGGTCTGGTGAACGAGGCCATGGCCAAGCTGTGGGTTCCCGGGGCGCCGTTCCAGCTGCTGTACAACGAGATCGGCGTGGTCATCGGTACCACCTCGGTGATGCTGCCCTACACCGTGCTGCTGCTGTACGGCGTGATGCGCGGTGTGGACCGCCGCCTGCTGGCCGCCGCGGCCAGTATGGGTGCCGGGCGCGTGACGATCTTCCGCCGGGTTTACCTGCCGCTGGTCGCGCCCGGGCTGGCCAGTGCCGGACTGCTCAGCTTCATCCTGTCGCTGGGCTACTACATCACCCCCGCCCTGATGGGCGGCCCCGACCAGACGATGATCGCCTCGCTCATCAACCAGCAAGTGATGAAACAGAACCAGTGGAACGGCGCTGCGGCTGAGGGCGTCATCCTGCTGCTGCTCACCTTCGCCGGACTGCTGCTGGTCAAGCTCATCACCTCGCTCGGCGCCAGCCGGAAGAAGAGGAGTGCGTCATGA
- a CDS encoding ABC transporter ATP-binding protein, with protein MALRKTYGDVVAVDEASMEIAAGEFVTFLGASGSGKTTTLMMIAGFCEPDSGTITVGDRDVTRLAPQKRNLGFVFQQYLLFPHMTVSENVAFPLTLRGVPKDEIRRRVGETLEIAGLSGFGGRKPRELSGGQQQRVALCRALVYRPPVILMDEPLGALDKKLRDQLQIEIKTIQQELGLTVIYVTHDQEEALVLSDRIAVMRNGLIEQFDTPRELFERPRTPFVADFLGAANFLPGRVLQNTDEHTVVRLDQSGGLLTARRHELASGTQVKVAVQPGRLRACAPDDGFCTGTVETATYVGTLVRAGVRIDGGDAPLLRLEVPAGRGPVTGERVGITVDPEDVNLFAVEQGG; from the coding sequence GTGGCCCTGCGCAAGACGTACGGGGACGTCGTCGCTGTCGACGAGGCGTCCATGGAGATCGCCGCCGGGGAGTTCGTCACCTTCCTCGGCGCCTCCGGGTCGGGCAAGACCACGACCCTCATGATGATCGCCGGTTTCTGCGAGCCGGACTCCGGCACCATCACCGTCGGGGACCGCGACGTCACCCGGCTCGCCCCGCAGAAGCGAAACCTCGGCTTCGTCTTCCAGCAGTACCTGCTCTTCCCGCACATGACGGTCAGCGAGAATGTCGCCTTTCCGCTCACGCTGCGCGGGGTGCCGAAGGACGAGATCCGCCGGCGGGTGGGGGAGACGCTGGAGATCGCGGGCCTGTCCGGGTTCGGCGGCCGCAAGCCGCGCGAGCTGTCCGGCGGGCAGCAGCAGCGTGTCGCCCTGTGCCGCGCGCTGGTCTACCGCCCGCCGGTGATCCTCATGGACGAGCCGCTCGGCGCCCTGGACAAGAAGCTCCGCGACCAGCTCCAGATCGAGATCAAGACCATCCAGCAGGAACTCGGCCTGACCGTCATCTACGTGACGCACGATCAGGAGGAGGCACTGGTCCTGTCGGACCGGATCGCGGTGATGCGCAACGGCCTGATCGAGCAGTTCGACACGCCGCGCGAGTTGTTCGAGCGCCCGAGGACCCCGTTCGTCGCGGACTTCCTCGGCGCGGCGAACTTCCTGCCCGGCCGCGTGCTGCAGAACACCGATGAACACACCGTGGTCCGTCTCGACCAGTCCGGTGGCCTGCTGACGGCACGACGCCACGAGCTGGCCTCCGGCACCCAGGTCAAGGTCGCCGTCCAGCCGGGCCGGCTGCGGGCCTGCGCCCCCGACGACGGCTTCTGTACCGGCACGGTCGAGACCGCCACGTACGTCGGCACGTTGGTCCGCGCGGGCGTACGCATCGACGGCGGTGACGCGCCGCTGCTGCGCCTCGAAGTACCGGCCGGCCGCGGGCCCGTCACCGGCGAGCGGGTCGGCATCACTGTCGACCCCGAGGACGTCAACCTCTTCGCCGTCGAACAGGGCGGGTGA
- a CDS encoding ABC transporter substrate-binding protein, which produces MSDPMIGRRALLRGAGGLAALAAVPSLAACGTGTSRASSGSAKGGGKSVVVRDSGGTFGEALQKAIYTPFTQETGIAVQVVNLQGTQMLAQIKQGRPQFDLINNSMMDHIKFAAQDALERLDTDRIKSLKSAKIPQNQITDHAVGNSFYGQCMAYRTDAFGGRKPESWADFWDTKAFKGSRSMCNPDADLPELEFALLADGVPMDKLYPLDLDRAFKVLTRLRSDIKKFWDSGPLPGVLLSREEVTMSTVWDGRIADLQKQGVPVARQLNGMRRQFQGYGIAKGAAHVDAAYQLMDYSLRPEVQARLAKTFPSNPSSPVAYEKLTKEERNALAGAPQYYDKGFDADINWWLKNEATVTKRWLEWARG; this is translated from the coding sequence ATGAGTGATCCCATGATCGGCCGCAGAGCGCTCCTGCGCGGAGCAGGCGGCCTCGCCGCCCTCGCCGCCGTGCCCTCCCTCGCTGCCTGCGGCACCGGCACCAGCCGGGCCTCGTCCGGCAGCGCCAAGGGCGGCGGCAAGTCGGTGGTCGTCCGCGACAGCGGAGGCACCTTCGGGGAGGCCCTCCAGAAGGCGATCTACACGCCGTTCACCCAGGAGACCGGCATCGCCGTCCAGGTGGTCAACCTCCAGGGCACCCAGATGCTGGCCCAGATCAAGCAGGGCCGCCCTCAGTTCGACCTCATCAACAACTCGATGATGGACCACATCAAGTTCGCGGCCCAGGACGCACTGGAGCGGCTGGACACCGATCGGATCAAGAGCCTCAAGAGCGCCAAGATCCCTCAGAACCAGATCACCGACCATGCCGTCGGCAACAGCTTCTACGGCCAGTGCATGGCGTACCGCACCGACGCCTTCGGCGGCCGCAAGCCCGAGTCGTGGGCGGACTTCTGGGACACCAAGGCGTTCAAGGGCAGCCGCTCGATGTGCAACCCGGACGCCGACCTGCCCGAGCTGGAGTTCGCACTGCTGGCCGACGGCGTCCCCATGGACAAGCTGTACCCGCTCGACCTGGACCGCGCGTTCAAGGTGCTGACCCGGCTGCGGTCCGACATCAAGAAGTTCTGGGACAGCGGCCCGCTGCCCGGCGTGCTCCTCAGCCGCGAGGAAGTGACGATGTCCACCGTCTGGGACGGCCGGATCGCCGATCTGCAGAAGCAGGGCGTCCCCGTCGCGCGGCAGCTCAACGGCATGCGCCGCCAGTTCCAGGGCTACGGCATCGCCAAGGGCGCGGCCCATGTGGACGCCGCCTACCAGCTCATGGACTACTCGCTGCGTCCCGAGGTCCAGGCCCGCCTGGCCAAGACCTTCCCGTCGAACCCGTCTTCCCCGGTGGCCTACGAGAAGCTCACCAAGGAGGAGCGCAACGCTCTCGCCGGCGCGCCGCAGTACTACGACAAGGGCTTCGACGCGGACATCAACTGGTGGCTCAAGAACGAAGCGACCGTCACCAAGCGCTGGTTGGAGTGGGCTCGTGGCTGA